From one Humulus lupulus chromosome 8, drHumLupu1.1, whole genome shotgun sequence genomic stretch:
- the LOC133798552 gene encoding protein NARROW LEAF 1-like isoform X3, with translation MVSCIWVASQETYGTLGAIVRSRTGNRQVGFLTNRHVAVDLDYPNQKMFHPLPPSLGPGVYLGAVERATSFITNDLWYGIFAGTNAEDITRKIRGNRNTEK, from the exons GTTGCAAGCCAAGAGACTTATGGAACCTTGGGTGCTATTGTTAGAAGCCGAACTGGAAATCGACAGGTTGGTTTCCTCACTAATCGACATGTGGCTGTTGATTTAGATTATCCAAACCAGAAAATGTTTCATCCTTTACCACCAAGCCTTGGACCTGGGGTATATTTGGGAGCTGTGGAGAGGGCAACATCTTTTATCACAAATGATCTTTGGTATGGAATCTTTGCTGGAACAAACGCAG AAGACATAACGAGGAAAATCAGAGGAAACAGAAACACAGAAAAATAG
- the LOC133798552 gene encoding protein NARROW LEAF 1-like isoform X4, translated as MHEQPVASQETYGTLGAIVRSRTGNRQVGFLTNRHVAVDLDYPNQKMFHPLPPSLGPGVYLGAVERATSFITNDLWYGIFAGTNAEDITRKIRGNRNTEK; from the exons GTTGCAAGCCAAGAGACTTATGGAACCTTGGGTGCTATTGTTAGAAGCCGAACTGGAAATCGACAGGTTGGTTTCCTCACTAATCGACATGTGGCTGTTGATTTAGATTATCCAAACCAGAAAATGTTTCATCCTTTACCACCAAGCCTTGGACCTGGGGTATATTTGGGAGCTGTGGAGAGGGCAACATCTTTTATCACAAATGATCTTTGGTATGGAATCTTTGCTGGAACAAACGCAG AAGACATAACGAGGAAAATCAGAGGAAACAGAAACACAGAAAAATAG